One Nerophis ophidion isolate RoL-2023_Sa linkage group LG06, RoL_Noph_v1.0, whole genome shotgun sequence genomic region harbors:
- the LOC133555053 gene encoding mitochondrial glutamate carrier 1-like isoform X3 — protein MLAGCCAGMCQVIVTTPMEMLKIQLQDAGRLAAQQRLMPSVVTALKMGGTSAVPSRSYNSSPAPQVTRVSATQITRELLKTKGITGLYRGLGATLMRDIPFSVVYFPLFAHLHQLGQHSSGNPSVPFYWSFVSGCLAASVSAIAVSPCDVVKTRLQSLKKGTNEETYNGVVDCIRNIMRKEGASAFLKGASCRALVIAPLFGIAQVVYFVGVGEMVLGYTPYKIYSA, from the exons ATGCTGGCAGGATGCTGCGCCGGGATGTGCCAGGTCATTGTCACCACACCCATGGAGATGCTCAAGATCCAGCTTCAGGATGCTGGCAGGCTTG CAGCCCAGCAGAGGTTGATGCCCAGTGTGGTAACGGCTCTGAAGATGGGTGGAACCAGTGCTGTCCCCAGCCGCTCCTATAACAGCAGCCCTGCGCCTCAGGTCACGAGAGTATCAGCCACACAGATCACCAGAGAACTGCTCAAGACCAAAGGCATCACCGGGCTGTATAGAGGACTTGGGGCTACGTTAATGAG GGACATCCCTTTCTCGGTTGTGTACTTTCCTCTTTTTGCACATTTACACCAGCTGGGCCAGCACTCATCAGGAAACCCTTCGGTGCCGTTCTATTGGTCCTTTGTGTCTGGCTGCTTGGCTGCGTCCGTTAGCGCGATAGCTGTCAGCCCTTGTGACG TGGTCAAAACAAGGCTACAATCCCTCAAAAAAGGAACTAATGAGGAAACCTACAATGGAGTGGTGGATTGTATCAG AAATATCATGAGAAAAGAGGGAGCCTCTGCTTTCCTCAAGGGGGCAAGTTGTCGGGCCCTTGTCATTGCTCCCCTCTTTGGCATCGCCCAGGTGGTGTACTTTGTTGGAGTTGGAGAGATGGTGCTCGGTTACACTCCCTATAAAATCTACTCTGCATAG